The uncultured Cohaesibacter sp. genome window below encodes:
- a CDS encoding HdeA/HdeB family chaperone: MKTIMITVASLACLATLPTIASAGQNVDMTELTCKEFMADPDGIMPTIFWIDGYLSNATGNTVIDPDQMVKNVQDVVEACKDNPDQKIFDLFN; this comes from the coding sequence ATGAAGACCATTATGATCACGGTTGCCTCGTTGGCGTGTCTTGCGACCCTGCCGACCATCGCATCTGCCGGACAAAATGTGGACATGACCGAACTCACCTGTAAGGAGTTCATGGCCGATCCCGACGGCATCATGCCGACTATTTTCTGGATCGACGGCTATCTTAGCAACGCTACCGGCAATACCGTCATCGATCCGGACCAGATGGTCAAGAACGTTCAGGACGTGGTCGAGGCATGCAAAGATAATCCAGACCAGAAGATTTTTGATCTCTTCAACTGA
- a CDS encoding 7TM diverse intracellular signaling domain-containing protein: MKYGLNSAQGARRLEVALVSLVLLFCAILWMVFSTTDNNTIIDLDVRDGVAIIPETLHEQGAILALSGPWQVYWGHLFTPDDLQRPDAPAPDGTLRLPGIWRGHSFGDEFAGGTGAATFRLRLAPPAGNTMLTLRLFDLRLAYRLWANGTLVAESGKPGLDAANEQPDRSLVLAPLETTGQPVDLVLQMSNHGFREGGIGDPILLAKAGILETARDRVWIFSAFFCGILLVAGTYHLLIYFLRPREISFFYFGTYCLLIIGYAANSNSTYWLSRAVVPEWIGPVALDQLALACYVLSGAILYRFYRSLFPSDFSKRLQAVSDLRVVVFLLSVLAFPPVWQSWLVLLLMLAGLLFTSYFLVRLSVCVVKGKPGAILLFSGAVLLASTSIHDVLVHADVIEGEYMILYGLFALVVFQSSALAMHYAQSFQTVELLSENLHRNLDALKAEMNRRRELEAEVVWVSEEERRRVSYQIHDGLCQQLTAARLRYSMLSNIAAVKDTQPMVELGRVLSAATEDAYALSRGMWPVAHGSDLTGPTIDELVESARRTSGIEINLRQHWPCESCAGENLSVLYRIAQEAIANAVRHAEATRVDVSLVCEGEETILEVKDDGVGLSPDQPPAGTGGLGLRIMRYRASAIGAEFSIDDAPGGGTVVRCRVLCHNGTCSAGAS, encoded by the coding sequence ATGAAGTACGGGCTGAACTCGGCGCAAGGGGCAAGGAGGCTTGAGGTGGCGCTTGTCAGCCTTGTCCTCCTATTCTGTGCCATTCTCTGGATGGTTTTCAGCACCACCGACAACAATACCATCATTGACCTTGATGTCCGGGATGGCGTTGCAATCATTCCCGAGACCCTGCACGAACAAGGCGCGATCTTAGCCTTGAGCGGGCCTTGGCAGGTTTATTGGGGACATCTGTTCACGCCCGATGACCTTCAGCGCCCGGACGCCCCGGCGCCAGACGGGACTCTGAGGTTGCCGGGGATCTGGCGTGGACACAGCTTCGGTGACGAGTTCGCGGGCGGAACGGGAGCGGCCACGTTTCGCCTCCGTCTCGCCCCGCCTGCCGGCAATACAATGCTCACGCTTCGCCTGTTCGATCTCCGCCTTGCCTACAGACTGTGGGCCAACGGGACACTCGTTGCCGAAAGCGGCAAGCCGGGTCTGGATGCCGCGAATGAGCAGCCCGACCGATCACTCGTCCTTGCCCCCCTCGAGACGACCGGGCAGCCAGTGGATCTTGTTCTTCAGATGTCCAACCATGGGTTTCGAGAAGGCGGCATCGGTGATCCGATCCTGCTTGCCAAGGCGGGCATTCTTGAGACTGCGCGTGACCGGGTATGGATCTTCTCGGCCTTCTTCTGCGGAATTCTCCTCGTCGCAGGGACTTATCACCTGTTGATCTATTTTCTGCGCCCCAGAGAGATTTCCTTTTTTTACTTTGGCACGTATTGCCTTTTGATTATCGGATATGCGGCCAACTCGAACTCGACCTACTGGCTTTCGCGGGCAGTCGTTCCAGAGTGGATCGGCCCGGTTGCGCTCGATCAACTGGCCCTTGCCTGTTATGTCTTGTCAGGTGCGATCCTGTATCGCTTCTACAGGAGTCTTTTCCCGTCCGACTTCTCCAAGCGTCTGCAAGCGGTCTCCGATCTGCGAGTCGTTGTGTTCCTGCTGTCCGTACTCGCGTTTCCGCCGGTCTGGCAGTCCTGGCTGGTCCTGTTGCTGATGCTGGCTGGCCTGCTCTTCACGTCCTACTTTCTGGTCCGGCTTTCCGTCTGCGTCGTCAAAGGGAAACCGGGTGCAATTCTGCTGTTCTCTGGCGCCGTCTTGTTGGCATCCACCAGCATACACGACGTACTCGTTCATGCTGATGTCATCGAAGGCGAATACATGATCCTCTATGGTCTGTTCGCACTTGTCGTCTTCCAGTCGTCGGCGCTGGCAATGCACTATGCTCAAAGTTTTCAGACGGTCGAGCTGCTATCTGAAAATCTTCATCGCAATCTGGATGCGCTCAAGGCTGAAATGAACCGGCGGCGGGAACTTGAAGCGGAGGTCGTCTGGGTCAGTGAGGAAGAGCGCCGCCGAGTCAGCTACCAGATTCACGACGGTCTGTGTCAACAGCTCACCGCGGCGCGTCTGAGATACTCCATGTTGTCAAATATTGCCGCCGTGAAGGACACCCAGCCGATGGTCGAACTCGGGCGGGTACTGTCTGCCGCGACAGAGGATGCTTATGCTCTGTCGCGCGGGATGTGGCCGGTCGCGCACGGTTCGGATCTGACCGGTCCTACCATTGACGAGTTGGTGGAGAGTGCGAGGCGAACGAGCGGCATCGAGATCAACCTCAGACAGCACTGGCCCTGTGAGAGTTGTGCTGGTGAGAACCTCAGTGTCCTCTATCGTATTGCGCAAGAGGCGATTGCCAATGCAGTGCGGCACGCCGAAGCGACGCGCGTCGATGTTTCACTGGTCTGCGAGGGCGAGGAGACCATACTCGAGGTCAAAGATGATGGTGTGGGCCTTTCTCCGGATCAGCCCCCTGCCGGGACTGGCGGTCTTGGCCTCAGAATCATGCGGTATCGAGCCAGTGCCATAGGCGCGGAATTTTCAATAGACGATGCACCTGGCGGCGGAACAGTCGTCAGATGCCGCGTCCTGTGCCATAACGGCACCTGCTCAGCGGGAGCGTCGTGA
- a CDS encoding response regulator transcription factor: MEVSVTCTVLLVDDHPAVRQGLAALLVSRGFPSPLQASTIEEARAIADSNVVDVAVIDLSLESGDGLELVPDLACRGARVIVYSTFEDARTIRRSLQYWVLGYVTKRDDPACLFEAVDHVLRGEPYLSVRAANALKEADGAAQDNELSEREQQVLSLMGQGESNIGIAASLGISVRTVETYYARISEKLGLSLSVRELRKYAIRHFNE; the protein is encoded by the coding sequence ATGGAAGTGTCCGTGACCTGCACGGTTCTCCTGGTTGATGACCATCCCGCTGTGCGGCAGGGGCTTGCCGCCCTTCTGGTATCGAGAGGATTCCCATCTCCTCTTCAGGCTTCGACGATCGAGGAGGCGCGCGCTATCGCCGACAGCAATGTGGTCGATGTTGCTGTCATCGACCTCTCGCTTGAGAGCGGGGATGGGCTGGAACTCGTCCCCGATCTCGCTTGTCGAGGAGCGCGAGTGATTGTCTATTCGACGTTTGAAGATGCCCGAACGATCAGGCGCTCGCTCCAGTATTGGGTTCTCGGCTACGTCACCAAGCGCGACGACCCTGCCTGTCTTTTCGAAGCGGTGGACCATGTTCTCCGCGGTGAGCCCTACCTCTCGGTTCGGGCTGCAAACGCATTGAAAGAGGCAGACGGCGCTGCACAAGACAATGAGCTCAGCGAGCGCGAGCAACAGGTCCTGTCCCTGATGGGGCAGGGGGAAAGCAACATCGGAATAGCTGCGTCACTCGGCATCAGCGTGCGAACCGTCGAAACCTATTATGCCCGCATAAGCGAAAAACTTGGCCTGTCGCTGAGCGTCCGGGAGCTAAGGAAGTATGCTATCCGCCACTTCAACGAGTAG
- a CDS encoding Crp/Fnr family transcriptional regulator, whose translation MKTKSFIKNMPWLDEPASELEGLFVEHGVRHCYSKDQVFKHSEESNEYIYYLKEGFCYNFTVNSNGTSNINRLLTPGSIFGEVSCVLGAPSLTQTTAVEDSVVYTLKYRNLLTLVAGDADLLHSLLKAYAWRIGAYNISIFVKNTFSNEQKIALLFISICNKSDQGNFRPIPFSLTHQLIGELVGVSRETVSRVLSKWKKSEMIRTGRSIEINIEKMQEVLEH comes from the coding sequence ATGAAAACCAAAAGCTTCATCAAGAATATGCCTTGGCTCGATGAGCCCGCCAGCGAATTAGAGGGGCTTTTTGTCGAGCATGGTGTTCGCCATTGCTACTCGAAAGACCAAGTTTTTAAACATTCAGAGGAAAGTAACGAATATATATATTATCTAAAAGAGGGATTTTGCTATAACTTCACGGTGAATAGTAACGGTACATCAAACATCAATCGGCTTCTTACTCCTGGCAGTATTTTTGGTGAAGTCTCCTGCGTTCTGGGTGCGCCATCACTAACCCAGACCACCGCCGTTGAAGACAGTGTCGTCTACACCCTCAAATACCGGAACCTGTTGACCCTCGTGGCTGGTGATGCCGATTTGCTGCATTCCTTGTTAAAGGCCTACGCCTGGCGTATTGGCGCCTACAACATATCGATCTTCGTCAAGAACACCTTCTCCAATGAGCAGAAAATCGCGCTTCTTTTCATTTCAATCTGCAACAAATCTGATCAAGGCAATTTTCGACCCATTCCGTTTAGCCTGACGCATCAACTGATCGGTGAACTTGTTGGCGTTTCGAGGGAAACCGTCTCTCGGGTTTTGTCAAAATGGAAGAAGAGTGAAATGATCAGGACGGGGCGCAGCATCGAAATCAACATAGAGAAAATGCAAGAAGTCCTCGAACACTAA
- the dcuC gene encoding C4-dicarboxylate transporter DcuC, producing the protein MLYVGILIVVATIVLLVRQFETRLVLLGSGLLMCLLSGNILKGFDAFSARMGAGNLIEPICSAMGFAFILKLTGCDKHLINFLIKGLRPLRAIIIPATVVVVFLVAIALQSAAGISAAVGAILIPLLISMGVSRPFAGGAVLAGTFGVMLNPSYMHFSFVANLMKDGTTATQLVMHHVPYTLAALATICVTMWGLAKLMKEDKGCLDEASSEAKQEEFRIKPLYAMVPLVPLVILLLCAYPSIREAFPWTTKIRISHAMLIGAMVAMLISRVSPAKASSEFFNGMGKAYADIMGIIIGAAVFVAGMQTIGLVSAFNDLLMGVQSLAKIAISFGPFLMAVVTGSGEAAAMAFNEAVTPHAADMGLTIATMGTMAPLGGTLGRAMSPIAGACIICAGYAGVNPFEIAKRNALPTALGLIVAILVAFA; encoded by the coding sequence ATGCTTTATGTTGGTATTCTGATTGTCGTGGCGACAATCGTGCTGTTGGTCAGGCAATTCGAAACCAGACTTGTCCTTTTAGGATCGGGTTTGTTGATGTGCCTGCTTTCTGGAAACATCCTCAAAGGGTTCGATGCCTTTTCGGCGCGTATGGGGGCAGGGAACCTTATTGAACCGATTTGCTCGGCCATGGGTTTCGCATTCATTCTCAAACTGACCGGATGTGACAAGCATTTGATCAATTTTCTCATCAAGGGGTTAAGGCCTCTACGCGCCATCATCATTCCGGCAACCGTTGTCGTGGTGTTTCTGGTCGCGATAGCCCTGCAGAGCGCCGCCGGGATCAGCGCTGCCGTTGGCGCGATTCTGATTCCTCTTCTCATCTCCATGGGGGTTTCGAGGCCCTTCGCCGGTGGTGCTGTGTTGGCAGGAACCTTCGGTGTGATGCTCAATCCGAGCTACATGCACTTTTCCTTCGTCGCCAATCTCATGAAAGACGGAACAACCGCGACGCAATTGGTGATGCACCATGTCCCATATACCCTCGCAGCACTGGCCACAATCTGTGTCACGATGTGGGGACTGGCCAAACTGATGAAAGAAGACAAAGGGTGCCTGGATGAAGCCTCCAGCGAAGCCAAACAAGAGGAATTCCGCATCAAGCCTCTCTATGCCATGGTTCCACTTGTTCCGCTGGTCATTTTGCTGCTTTGTGCTTATCCATCCATTCGCGAAGCATTTCCATGGACGACAAAAATCCGCATTTCACACGCCATGTTGATCGGCGCCATGGTCGCTATGCTGATTTCAAGAGTCTCGCCAGCCAAAGCAAGCAGTGAATTCTTCAATGGCATGGGGAAAGCCTATGCAGACATTATGGGTATTATCATTGGTGCTGCGGTTTTTGTTGCCGGTATGCAGACAATCGGTCTTGTCTCAGCGTTCAACGATCTCCTCATGGGCGTTCAGTCTCTTGCCAAGATTGCCATATCATTTGGGCCGTTCCTCATGGCTGTGGTTACGGGAAGTGGCGAAGCGGCAGCAATGGCATTCAATGAAGCCGTCACACCACATGCCGCGGATATGGGGCTGACAATAGCAACAATGGGCACCATGGCTCCGCTTGGCGGAACCCTGGGGCGGGCCATGTCTCCGATTGCCGGAGCATGCATCATTTGCGCCGGATATGCCGGAGTTAATCCATTCGAGATTGCCAAGCGGAATGCCCTGCCTACTGCATTGGGCCTGATCGTCGCTATTCTGGTCGCATTCGCATAA
- a CDS encoding lyase family protein: MKYILSDENMTKIYRRIWIALAEAEQQVGLSITDAQVAQMREKCDEIDLDLINKLQKRYGNLTIAAIEEFGKVAPLAEPIIHLGATTNDLIDNGNLIWMKEATQLLIEKMLKVVANLRDFVDQYKDMPILGYTRLQAAQPVTVGKRAAVWLQDAMFDVLALQEQIDGMYFRGLKGATGTQASFFALLDGDMDKVEKLDRLFSQKLGFQKLMPITSQIFTRKVESKLMSALAGIAETSQKVGNDIRILAMLKELEEPVPAEQVGSSTMAYKRNPWIAEDLVGYGKFLITLLPAVFQATGQEMLEQSCDNLAVRILSIANIFKAADTCCEKLITMTSGIMVYDKIIKRNLEQELPFMAIENIIMEAAKKGADRQEMHHILKEISMETVRRVRVEGLDNNILERVIENDAIPLDRADIERIVAPEKFIGMAARQVERFIKEDVDPFLSRNGVTGGTMV, from the coding sequence ATGAAGTATATTCTCTCAGATGAGAATATGACCAAAATCTACCGTCGTATCTGGATTGCATTGGCTGAGGCAGAACAACAGGTCGGCCTCAGTATCACAGATGCACAGGTTGCCCAGATGCGTGAAAAATGTGATGAGATCGACCTCGATCTCATCAATAAACTTCAGAAACGCTACGGAAATCTGACAATCGCGGCGATTGAGGAGTTTGGCAAGGTTGCACCTCTGGCTGAACCAATCATTCATCTGGGAGCCACAACCAATGATCTGATCGATAATGGCAATCTGATCTGGATGAAAGAAGCGACGCAGCTTCTGATCGAAAAGATGCTGAAGGTCGTTGCCAATTTGCGTGACTTTGTTGACCAGTACAAGGACATGCCAATCCTCGGTTATACGCGTCTTCAGGCTGCGCAACCGGTAACTGTTGGCAAGAGAGCCGCAGTTTGGCTTCAGGACGCGATGTTCGACGTTCTTGCTTTGCAGGAGCAGATCGATGGCATGTATTTCCGCGGGCTCAAGGGAGCGACAGGGACGCAGGCCTCCTTCTTTGCCTTGCTTGATGGCGACATGGACAAGGTCGAAAAGCTTGATCGGCTTTTCTCGCAAAAGCTTGGCTTTCAGAAGCTGATGCCCATCACATCCCAGATCTTTACCCGCAAGGTGGAATCCAAGCTCATGTCTGCCTTGGCAGGGATTGCTGAAACGTCCCAGAAGGTCGGGAACGACATTCGTATTCTGGCCATGCTGAAGGAACTGGAAGAACCGGTCCCGGCAGAGCAGGTTGGCTCCAGCACCATGGCCTACAAGAGAAACCCATGGATTGCGGAAGATCTGGTGGGATATGGAAAGTTTCTGATCACGCTCCTGCCGGCAGTCTTCCAGGCAACTGGACAGGAAATGCTTGAGCAGAGCTGCGATAACCTGGCCGTGCGCATCCTGTCGATTGCCAACATCTTCAAGGCTGCCGATACGTGTTGCGAAAAGCTCATCACCATGACGTCGGGCATCATGGTCTATGACAAGATTATCAAACGGAATCTGGAACAGGAACTTCCGTTCATGGCGATCGAAAACATTATCATGGAAGCCGCCAAGAAAGGTGCTGATCGCCAGGAGATGCACCACATTCTCAAAGAGATCAGCATGGAAACCGTTCGGCGCGTGCGCGTTGAGGGACTGGACAACAACATTCTGGAACGCGTTATCGAGAATGATGCCATTCCTCTGGATCGGGCCGACATCGAACGCATTGTGGCTCCTGAAAAATTCATCGGTATGGCCGCGCGTCAGGTGGAGCGCTTCATCAAGGAAGATGTCGATCCCTTTCTTTCAAGGAACGGAGTAACCGGCGGAACCATGGTATGA
- a CDS encoding adenine deaminase C-terminal domain-containing protein, whose amino-acid sequence MITAKSEVQIRQHLTLVALGKAPADRVLHVGKLLDTATRSWTEKQEIVIKGDRIAYVGPIGSWPGMCETIVKRPDLMAIPGLGEVHKHIESSHLTPEWEAALVLPRGNTWTCEASHEFSNVRGSRTVEFWLEARKHGSPLKIFPLPGSAVPPTAYEHGGGYLGYDEQKEFISNSMMVAGLDEVMDWPAVWNPENASHKRLWGMIEATFEARGVVEGHAAGLKDLPTINAFAAAGLASDHEAWTAEEFWDKLTHGLFIELRPHSMPEVLKGLMDKGLQDWSQIAFTTDDRSASETLQKGATDYNVRLAIQSGLTPEIAIQCVTINPARHMRLTPWVGVIAPGRFADIVLLSDLEEFEISEVWADGRQVSNGEHFIDPVPQIAWPEWARNTVQVGGALNASDFAIPAENGRQTMTAAVLRPFHWEDDFLTYELKVENGQVLRDTSRNVTKFAIVDRFSGTKSISKMFWAGTGPSTPDCALASSLAHDKHNIWCVGSSDEAMALAVNTLSEIGGGWALVHDNKVVATVRYEIAGLMSSRSAEDLDKDMQALYVQGEKIDWMFEPSSSPRWWAGFPERLAFATLTCAPWRWVLVAPTVGIPEGLVNVATGETHPVVW is encoded by the coding sequence ATGATAACAGCAAAATCCGAAGTTCAAATCCGCCAGCACCTTACTCTTGTTGCTCTTGGCAAGGCTCCGGCCGATCGTGTACTCCATGTCGGGAAGCTGCTTGATACCGCCACCCGAAGTTGGACCGAGAAGCAGGAAATCGTCATCAAGGGCGACCGCATTGCCTATGTGGGGCCCATTGGCTCCTGGCCGGGAATGTGCGAAACAATTGTCAAACGCCCTGATCTGATGGCAATTCCAGGGCTTGGTGAAGTACACAAGCACATTGAAAGCTCACATCTGACCCCTGAATGGGAAGCTGCATTGGTTCTGCCGCGCGGCAACACATGGACCTGCGAAGCAAGCCACGAATTTTCCAACGTGCGCGGCTCCCGCACGGTCGAGTTCTGGCTTGAAGCCCGCAAGCACGGCTCGCCGCTCAAGATCTTTCCTTTACCGGGGTCAGCCGTCCCACCGACTGCTTATGAGCACGGCGGTGGATATTTGGGATATGATGAACAGAAAGAATTCATCAGCAATAGCATGATGGTCGCCGGTCTTGACGAGGTTATGGACTGGCCTGCGGTCTGGAACCCGGAAAACGCGTCTCACAAACGGCTCTGGGGCATGATAGAAGCGACCTTCGAAGCACGAGGTGTTGTTGAAGGCCATGCGGCCGGACTAAAAGACTTGCCCACAATCAACGCCTTTGCCGCCGCAGGTCTCGCCTCCGACCACGAAGCATGGACCGCAGAAGAGTTCTGGGACAAGTTGACCCATGGCCTGTTCATCGAACTGCGCCCCCATTCCATGCCGGAGGTCCTCAAGGGCCTCATGGATAAGGGGCTTCAAGACTGGTCGCAGATAGCGTTTACCACCGATGATCGATCTGCCTCCGAAACACTACAAAAGGGCGCGACCGATTATAACGTTCGGCTTGCCATTCAGTCGGGCCTGACACCTGAAATTGCCATTCAGTGCGTAACCATCAACCCTGCCCGCCATATGCGGCTCACCCCTTGGGTCGGGGTTATCGCTCCGGGCAGATTTGCCGATATCGTGTTGCTCTCGGATCTTGAAGAATTCGAGATTTCGGAAGTGTGGGCTGACGGTCGACAGGTTTCAAACGGCGAACACTTCATCGACCCGGTTCCTCAAATCGCGTGGCCAGAGTGGGCACGCAACACCGTTCAGGTTGGTGGTGCGCTCAATGCCTCCGATTTTGCCATACCGGCTGAGAATGGCCGCCAGACCATGACCGCAGCAGTCTTGCGTCCCTTCCATTGGGAAGATGATTTCCTTACCTATGAGCTGAAGGTGGAAAACGGCCAGGTACTGCGGGATACGAGCCGCAACGTTACCAAATTTGCGATAGTCGACCGCTTCTCCGGAACCAAATCCATCTCCAAGATGTTCTGGGCGGGGACCGGCCCGAGCACACCAGACTGTGCCCTTGCCAGTTCACTGGCTCATGACAAGCACAATATATGGTGTGTCGGCTCATCGGATGAGGCGATGGCTCTGGCCGTCAACACCCTTTCCGAAATCGGAGGTGGCTGGGCTCTGGTGCACGACAACAAGGTTGTCGCTACCGTCCGTTATGAGATCGCCGGCCTCATGTCCTCTCGCTCGGCTGAAGACCTCGATAAGGATATGCAGGCTCTTTACGTTCAGGGTGAAAAGATCGACTGGATGTTTGAACCCTCCTCTTCCCCTCGCTGGTGGGCAGGATTCCCCGAACGTCTGGCTTTTGCCACTCTCACCTGTGCTCCATGGCGCTGGGTGCTGGTCGCTCCCACGGTTGGGATACCTGAAGGTCTGGTAAATGTTGCTACAGGTGAAACACATCCCGTAGTGTGGTGA
- a CDS encoding XRE family transcriptional regulator, which yields MSVEESTIGLKTDRPSSVAQILRELRKANGWTLADVSNRTGVSISSLSKIENGQSQPAYSVLIRLASGLDVDFAELVSGEAPRQRCVGAARAISRAGDGKSFSNDMGVYELLSTELAAKLLQPMVIELKARDTGTSIPRSSHLGEEFVYVLAGDVVFEMEPYSPTILSTGDSVYFDATQTHSFYSAGPESGRILSICSADAVARFTENLDKQ from the coding sequence GTGTCCGTAGAGGAAAGCACAATCGGACTGAAGACCGACAGACCTTCTTCGGTCGCGCAAATTCTGAGAGAGCTGCGCAAGGCCAATGGCTGGACTTTGGCGGATGTATCCAACCGGACAGGGGTTTCGATCTCTTCTCTTTCGAAAATCGAGAACGGGCAAAGCCAACCCGCCTATAGTGTTCTCATTCGTCTTGCCAGCGGTCTTGATGTCGACTTTGCGGAACTCGTCAGCGGAGAAGCACCACGCCAGCGCTGTGTCGGGGCTGCAAGAGCCATAAGCCGTGCTGGGGATGGCAAGTCCTTCAGCAATGACATGGGCGTCTACGAGCTGCTTTCGACCGAGCTTGCCGCCAAGCTGCTCCAACCCATGGTGATTGAGCTCAAGGCGCGCGATACCGGCACCAGCATTCCAAGAAGCTCGCATCTGGGCGAAGAGTTTGTCTATGTACTGGCAGGTGATGTCGTTTTTGAGATGGAACCCTACAGCCCAACGATCCTTTCGACTGGCGACTCGGTCTATTTCGACGCCACGCAGACACACAGTTTCTATTCTGCCGGCCCAGAGTCCGGGCGCATCCTGTCGATCTGTTCCGCAGACGCAGTTGCGCGATTTACTGAAAATCTGGATAAACAATGA
- a CDS encoding N-carbamoyl-D-amino-acid hydrolase: MSRSIVAAAAQLGPINRSDDRKSVVRRLVALLNEAASRGAELVVFPELALTTFFPRWHLTDQEEIDAFYEKQMPGPETQHLFDAAKRLGIGFYLGYAELAVEDGETNHYNAAILVDRTGKIVGKYRKVHLPGWDEPQAELESQHLEKYFFKPGNYGFKVWKTMGTRIGMCICNDRRWAETYRVMALKGAEMILVGYNTPIDHTGVYDFDSLTEFHNQLSIQAGAYQNSTWVVATAKAGCEEGINMIGQSMIVAPSGQIAAMALTTDDELITARCDLDMAALYRRTIFDFARHREPKHYGLITQTKGPIISDDDEV, translated from the coding sequence ATGTCCCGTTCCATCGTCGCCGCAGCAGCTCAGCTCGGGCCGATCAATCGCAGTGATGATCGCAAATCGGTCGTCAGGCGCCTCGTAGCGCTGTTGAATGAAGCTGCAAGCCGAGGTGCGGAATTGGTGGTCTTTCCCGAACTGGCCTTGACCACATTCTTTCCCCGCTGGCACCTGACTGACCAGGAGGAAATCGACGCATTTTATGAAAAGCAGATGCCAGGGCCGGAAACCCAGCATTTGTTTGATGCTGCCAAGCGGCTTGGTATCGGCTTCTATCTCGGATATGCCGAACTTGCTGTTGAGGACGGCGAGACCAACCACTATAACGCCGCCATTCTGGTGGATCGGACAGGCAAGATTGTCGGCAAGTATCGCAAGGTCCACCTCCCCGGCTGGGACGAGCCTCAAGCGGAACTGGAATCCCAGCATCTGGAGAAATATTTCTTCAAACCAGGTAATTACGGTTTCAAGGTCTGGAAAACCATGGGCACCCGCATCGGCATGTGCATTTGCAACGACCGACGCTGGGCGGAGACCTATCGTGTGATGGCCCTCAAGGGCGCGGAAATGATCCTGGTGGGCTACAATACCCCCATTGATCACACCGGCGTTTATGACTTTGACAGCCTGACCGAGTTCCACAACCAGCTGTCCATTCAGGCTGGTGCCTATCAGAACTCAACATGGGTTGTCGCGACGGCCAAAGCTGGTTGTGAAGAAGGGATCAACATGATCGGTCAATCGATGATTGTCGCTCCTTCCGGACAAATCGCTGCCATGGCTTTGACGACAGATGATGAGCTGATCACCGCCAGGTGTGATCTTGATATGGCCGCGCTTTATCGCAGAACCATTTTCGACTTTGCGCGTCATCGGGAACCAAAGCATTATGGCCTGATTACCCAGACCAAAGGACCGATCATCAGCGACGATGATGAAGTTTAA
- a CDS encoding ABC transporter ATP-binding protein has protein sequence MAQNAVILEDLVAHYGPTQVLHGLNLTVAEGELVSLLGSSGCGKTTTLRLLAGFFQPTSGQITVAGKDVTRLPPHKRDAGIVFQNYALFPHLSVAENVGFGLKQRKIPMAERKQRVDAMLERVGLVEYANRLPAALSGGQRQRVALARALAINPPLLMFDEPLSNLDAKLRVDMRVEIRELQKANGRTAIYVTHDQEEAFSISDRVAIMNAGRIVQLDTPEVLYRRPNSAFVARFVGFDNLIEMKVVRREGDQVTAEVEGGALITLSQTETGPLPDSFVIGARPEGLEFSENTSNVIPGSLLTRSYLGRSYQYKVETPAGVLIANAPLTQLHSEGANINLRYNFEHCCILPND, from the coding sequence ATGGCACAGAACGCCGTTATCCTAGAAGATCTTGTTGCCCATTATGGCCCAACCCAGGTGTTGCATGGGCTCAACCTCACCGTCGCCGAGGGCGAGTTGGTGTCCCTGCTTGGCTCCAGTGGTTGCGGAAAGACCACGACCTTGCGTCTGCTGGCAGGCTTCTTTCAGCCAACCAGCGGACAGATCACAGTTGCAGGCAAGGATGTCACCAGATTGCCGCCGCACAAGCGCGATGCGGGCATCGTGTTCCAGAATTATGCGCTGTTTCCCCATCTTAGCGTGGCGGAGAATGTCGGCTTTGGCCTCAAACAGCGCAAAATTCCCATGGCCGAGCGCAAACAGCGTGTCGATGCCATGCTGGAACGTGTCGGTCTTGTCGAATATGCCAACCGTTTGCCCGCCGCGCTTTCCGGCGGACAGCGACAGCGCGTGGCTCTGGCCCGCGCCTTGGCCATCAACCCACCGCTCTTGATGTTCGATGAACCCCTTTCGAACCTTGATGCGAAACTGCGTGTCGACATGCGCGTAGAGATCCGCGAGTTGCAAAAGGCCAATGGCCGTACCGCCATCTATGTAACCCACGATCAGGAAGAGGCCTTTTCCATTTCCGACCGTGTGGCCATCATGAATGCCGGCCGGATCGTTCAGCTCGATACACCCGAAGTGCTTTACCGCCGTCCCAACAGCGCTTTCGTCGCCCGCTTCGTGGGCTTTGACAATCTGATAGAGATGAAAGTGGTCAGGCGAGAAGGTGACCAAGTAACGGCGGAAGTCGAGGGCGGTGCACTGATCACCTTGTCGCAGACAGAAACGGGCCCGCTTCCTGACAGTTTTGTGATTGGAGCCCGTCCGGAAGGCCTCGAATTCAGCGAGAATACCAGCAATGTCATTCCAGGATCTTTGCTGACCCGCTCCTACCTTGGTCGCTCCTACCAATATAAAGTCGAAACACCGGCCGGCGTTCTCATCGCGAATGCTCCGCTGACGCAATTGCACAGCGAAGGGGCAAACATCAATCTCAGATACAATTTCGAACATTGCTGCATTCTGCCGAATGACTAG